In one window of Arachis ipaensis cultivar K30076 chromosome B06, Araip1.1, whole genome shotgun sequence DNA:
- the LOC107648847 gene encoding cell division protein FtsZ homolog 2-1, chloroplastic: MATCMSTCFAPSNARNSAGVLAVVGGKTCFLNLYETKYGFSSGNRKSPLLQVKCSANSHFHGVSNYHSKDPFLDLHPEVSMLRGEGSSRVNDPRKDSLGGNVAESLEATSTPSNYNEAKIKVIGVGGGGSNAVNRMIESSMNGVEFWIVNTDIQAMRMSPVFPENRLQIGQELTRGLGAGGNPDIGMNAAKESKESIEEAVYGADMVFVTAGMGGGTGTGGAPVIAGVAKSMGILTVGIVTTPFSFEGRRRAVQAQEGIAALRDNVDTLIVIPNDKLLTAVSPSTPVTEAFNLADDILRQGVRGISDIITIPGLVNVDFADVRAIMANAGSSLMGIGTATGKTRARDAALNAIQSPLLDIGIERATGIVWNITGGSDLTLFEVNAAAEVIYDLVDPTANLIFGAVIDPSLSGQVSITLIATGFKRQEESEGRPTQASQLAQGDAIGVGRRSSSFTDGSLVEIPEFLKKKGRSRYPRV; encoded by the exons ATGGCAACCTGTATGTCCACGTGTTTTGCACCTTCCAATGCTAGGAATTCGGCAGGAGTGCTCGCTGTTGTAGGAGGGAAAACATGTTTCCTCAATCTGTATGAGACCAAGTATGGATTTTCGAGCGGCAACCGAAAGTCCCCCTTATTGCAAGTTAAGTGTTCTGCCAATTCGCATTTTCACGGTGTTAGTAATTATCATAgtaaagacccttttctggatcTGCATCCAGAGGTGTCAATGCTTAGAGGAGAAGGGAGCAGCAGAGTGAATGACCCAAGAAAGGATAGTTTGGGTGGAAATGTTGCTGAGAGCTTAGAAGCCACATCTACTCCGAGTAATTACAATGAGGCAAAGATCAAAGTCATTGGTGTAGGTGGTGGGGGTTCAAATGCGGTCAATCGCATGATCGAGAGCTCGATGAACGGCGTGGAGTTTTGGATTGTTAATACTGATATTCAAGCAATGAGAATGTCACCTGTGTTTCCCGAGAACCGTCTGCAGATTGGTCAAGAGCTTACACGAGGTCTTGGTGCTGGTGGTAACCCTGACATTGGCATGAATGCTGCTAAAGAAAGCAAAGAATCCATAGAAGAGGCAGTTTACGGAGCTGATATGGTCTTTGTTACA GCTGGAATGGGTGGAGGAACTGGCACTGGCGGAGCTCCGGTTATTGCTGGTGTTGCAAAGTCAATGGGTATATTGACTGTTGGTATTGTCACAACCCCTTTCTCATTTGAAGGACGAAGGAGAGCTGTTCAAGCACAAGAAGGAATTGCTGCCTTAAGAGATAACGTTGACACTCTGATCGTTATTCCAAATGACAAGCTGCTGACAGCGGTTTCTCCATCTACCCCTGTAACCGAGGCATTCAATCTGGCTGATGATATCCTTCGCCAAGGTGTGCGTGGCATATCTGATATTATTACG ATACCAGGATTGGTGAATGTAGACTTTGCTGATGTTCGAGCTATAATGGCCAATGCAGGTTCCTCACTCATGGGGATAGGGACTGCAACTG GGAAAACAAGGGCTAGAGATGCTGCATTAAATGCTATCCAGTCACCCTTGCTTGATATTGGTATAGAAAGGGCTACTGGAATTGTGTGGAACATCACCGGTGGAAGTGATCTTACATTGTTTGAG GTAAATGCTGCAGCAGAGGTTATATATGACCTTGTGGACCCTACTGCTAACTTAATCTTTGGAGCAGTAATAGATCCATCGCTCAGTGGACAA GTAAGCATAACATTAATTGCAACTGGATTCAAGCGGCAAGAGGAAAGTGAAGGAAGACCCACACAG GCCAGTCAACTCGCACAGGGAGATGCCATTGGTGTTGGTCGGCGATCTTCCTCTTTCACCGACGGTAGTTTGGTTGAGATCCCTGAATTCTTAAAGAAGAAGGGTCGTTCACGCTATCCAAGAGTTTAA